In Ovis aries strain OAR_USU_Benz2616 breed Rambouillet chromosome 13, ARS-UI_Ramb_v3.0, whole genome shotgun sequence, the following are encoded in one genomic region:
- the ASXL1 gene encoding polycomb group protein ASXL1 isoform X6 — protein MLHSNSRGGEGLFYKLPGRISLFTLKKDALQWSRSPAVVEGEEPEDTADVESCGSNEASTVSGENDVSLDETSSNASCSTESQSRPLSNPRDSYRASSQQANKQKKKTGVMLPRVVLTPLKVNGAHVESASGFSGRHADGESGSPSSSSGGSPALGSAAIRGQAELARDPAPLLRGFRKPATGQMKRNRGEEIDFETPGSILVNTNLRALINSRTFHALPSHFQQQLLFLLPEVDRQVGTDGLLRLSSSALNNEFFTHAAQSWRERLADGEFTHEMQVRIRQEMEKEKKVEQWKEKFFEDYYGQKLGLTKEESLQQNVGQEEAEIKSDLRVSESTRPQRGPATRQRDGHFKKRSRPDLRTRARRNLYKRQEPEQAEIAKDTQSVALDIPLHKDGEAKTDATGVGSPHPPGTSSAASNPESPEFPAETVSSRLQPSPNDPACVSASPDRIPSLLQETVDQEPKDQKRKSFEQATSASFPEKKPRLEDRQSFRNTIESVHPEKPQPTKEEPKVPPIRIQLSRIKPPWVVKGQPTYQICPRIVPITESSCRGWTGARTLADIKARALQVRGARGHHCHREAATTAIGGGGGPGGGGGGATDEGGGRGGGSGDGGEACGHPEPRGAPSAPGERASDLQRTQLLPPCPLSGDHAQAETAVSRARREDLASLGKGKSCPLQKVLDGPNSGLEDAFQLPVVPTRDPPCQALPPLPSRIPEPERLVEQLVLHPEGRTECGSGTTAWERGDEEPAPTIPSENSPVRALERPIGLEEGTGQAPDSSSNPTMKDLVNVTPSSIPESSLASCLQDRLFDDESELDDSGPPTRESASRQENLKTEAPVSPGAAPWRPGLSNDEAAGQPEPDSREEVPSAKSQVREKWEKAAPLIPASPAGLTAEEGLDPPVCLASLWTVPSGCVDSGGSDCKQLDGDKPRVNGDLEALSPHSESTDTASDCEGHLSEDSSEAEPSAALGLKRSLVAEQGEKHNQNRCASLSKVNGNLSLVPRTDGMVAPQSWVSRVCAVPPKIPDSLLLASPEYQPRPVSLGRPTSSVEAANPLVMQLLQGHLPLKKVLPPAHGGSKPEPPRLPLTAEQSPGGSLGVGSLQDPGENRCGVGKSSPESLLPESCEASTGFARLEASQAPGAPLKMSKNAPSLDSLYPVTNPVAASGKAEVDFKEQLPPFSFEDQKEARDLSQCSISTAAPGVSLGNLTTSRAPLFSSPNAVSSGPDQAGRALGDQNSAGGQGKKLFGSKNTAAALQCPRLVEPTPLPADAPHAFPNRKSGPGKTSLSGGVQTAREDWVPKPPPASVGSIKSEKTLGGGPLKADAENRKAVGPGPRDLVDHLQGMPFVLDLPFWKLPREPGKGLSQPLEPSSIPSQLNIKQAFYGKLSKLQLSSTSFNYSSGSPPFPKGLAGSVVQLSHKANFGASHSASLSLQMFTDSSTVESISLQCACSLKAMIMCQGCGAFCHDDCIGPSKLCVLCLVVR, from the exons AAGGATGCCCTGCAGTGGTCTCGCAGTCCAGCTGTGGTGGAGGGAGAGGAGCCAGAGGACACAGCTGATGTGGAGAGCTGTGGGTCTAATGAAGCCAGCACTGTGAGTGGTGAAAACGATG TTTCTCTCGATGAAACATCTTCGAATGCTTCCTGTTCTACGGAATCTCAGAGTCGGCctctttccaaccccagggaCAGCTACAGAGCTTCCTCACAG CAGGCAaacaagcagaagaaaaagacaggGGTGATGCTGCCTCGAGTTGTCCTGACTCCTCTGAAGGTAAACGGGGCCCACGTGGAATCAGCATCAG GGTTCTCGGGCCGCCACGCCGATGGCGAGAGCGGCAGCCCGTCCAGCAGCAGCGGCGGCTCTCCGGCCCTGGGCAGCGCTGCTATCCGTGGCCAGGCCGAGCTCGCCCGGGACCCTGCCCCGCTCCTAAGAGGCTTCCGGAAGCCGGCCACAG GTCAAATGAAGCGCAACAGAGGGGAAGAGATAGATTTTGAGACGCCTGGGTCCATTCTTGTCAACACCAACCTCCGGGCCCTGATCAACTCGCGGACCTTCCATGCCCTGCCGTCCCACTTCCAGCAGCAGCTCCTGTTCCTCCTGCCCGAAGTAGACAGACAG GTGGGGACTGATGGCCTGTTACGTCTCAGCAGTAGTGCGCTGAACAATGAGTTTTTCACCCACGCAGCTCAGAGCTGGCGGGAACGCCTGGCTGATG GTGAATTCACTCATGAGATGCAGGTCAGGATACgacaagaaatggagaaggaaaagaaagtggaacaatggaaagaaaagtTTTTCGAAGACTACTATGGACAGAA GTTGGGTTTAACCAAAGAAGAGTCATTGCAGCAGAATGTGGGCCAGGAGGAGGCTGAAATCAAGAGTGACCTGCGTGTCTCAGAATCAACACGACCACAGCGTGGCCCAGCCACCCGGCAGCGAGATGGGCATTTCAAGAAACGCTCTCGGCCAGATCTTCGAACCAGAGCCCGAAGGAATCTGTACAAAAGACAGGAGCCAGAACAAGCAGAGATCGCTAAAGACACACAGTCCGTGGCACTAGACATCCCCCTCCACAAGGACGGGGAGGCTAAGACCGACGCAACAGGGGTGGGCAGCCCCCACCCACCTGGCACGTCCTCCGCAGCATCCAACCCAGAGAGTCCCGAATTCCCAGCGGAAACTGTGTCCTCCCGGCTCCAGCCCAGTCCCAATGACCCAGCATGTGTCTCTGCGTCTCCAGACAGAATTCCCAGCTTGCTGCAGGAGACCGTGGATCAGGAACCCAAGGATCAGAAGAGGAAATCCTTTGAGCAGGCGACCTCTGCCTCCTTTCCCGAAAAGAAGCCCCGGCTTGAAGATCGTCAGTCCTTTCGTAACACAATTGAAAGTGTTCACCCCGAAAAGCCACAGCCCACCAAAGAGGAGCCCAAAGTCCCGCCCATCCGG ATTCAACTTTCACGTATCAAACCACCCTGGGTGGTTAAAGGTCAGCCCACTTACCAGATATGTCCCCGCATCGTCCCCATCACGGAGTCCTCCTGCCGGGGCTGGACTGGTGCCAGGACCCTTGCAGACAttaaagcccgtgctctgcaggtCCGAGGGGCGAGAGGCCACCACTGCCATCGAGAGGCGGCCACCACTGCCATCGGAGGTGGGGGTGGCCCGGGTGGAGGTGGCGGCGGGGCCACCGATGAGGGAGGTGGCAGAGGCGGCggcagtggtgatggtggtgaggcCTGTGGCCACCCTGAGCCCCGGGGAGCCCCGAGTGCCCCTGGAGAGCGTGCGTCAGATCTACAGCGAACACAACTACTGCCGCCTTGTCCTCTAAGTGGGGATCATGCCCAGGCCGAAACTGCCGTGTCCAGAGCCAGGAGAGAGGACCTGGCTTCTCTCGGAAAGGGGAAGAGCTGCCCACTGCAGAAGGTCCTAGATGGCCCCAACAGCGGGCTGGAAGATGCCTTCCAACTCCCCGTTGTACCCACTCGGGACCCGCCATGCCAGGCTTTGCCCCCACTGCCCTCTAGAATCCCAGAACCTGAGAGGTTAGTTGAGCAGCTTGTGTTGCATCCAGAAGGTAGAACTGAATGCGGGTCTGGTACCACTGCCTGGGAAAGGGGTGATGAGGAGCCAGCACCTACGATCCCCTCAGAGAACAGTCCTGTTCGGGCTCTGGAGAGGCCTATTGGATTAGAAGAAGGAACTGGCCAGGCTCCAGACAGCAGCAGTAATCCCACCATGAAGGATCTTGTGAACGTGACCCCCAGTTCCATCCCCGAATCATCCTTGGCCAGTTGCCTGCAAGACAGACTATTTGATGATGAATCAGAACTTGATGACTCTGGCCCACCCACAAGAGAAAGTGCTTCTAGACAGGAAAACTTGAAAACTGAGGCTCCTGTCTCCCCTGGTGCTGCTCCTTGGAGGCCTGGCCTGTCAAATGACGAGGCAGCAGGACAACCTGAGCCCGACTCCAGAGAAGAGGTCCCATCCGCTAAGTCCCAGGTCAGAGAGAAGTGGGAGAAAGCGGCCCCCCTCATCCCGGCATCGCCTGCGGGCTTGACAGCGGAGGAGGGTCTGGATCCGCCCGTCTGCTTGGCTTCACTCTGGACAGTGCCCTCTGGCTGTGTTGACAGTGGCGGCAGCGACTGCAAACAGCTGGACGGTGACAAGCCCAGAGTCAATGGAGACTTGGAAGCCCTGAGTCCTCACAGCGAGTCCACAGACACCGCCTCTGACTGTGAGGGCCACCTCTCCGAGGACAGCAGTGAGGCCGAGcctagtgcagccttggggctgAAGAGGTCCTTGGTGGCAGAGCAGGGTGAGAAACACAACCAGAACCGCTGTGCCTCGCTCTCCAAGGTGAATGGCAACCTGAGTCTGGTCCCCAGGACAGATGGGATGGTTGCTCCTCAGAGCTGGGTGTCTCGAGTATGTGCAGTTCCCCCAAAGATCCCGGACTCCCTGCTGCTGGCCAGTCCCGAGTACCAGCCGAGACCCGTGTCCCTGGGCAGGCCCACGTCCTCTGTGGAGGCTGCTAACCCCCTTGTGATGCAGTTGCTGCAGGGCCACTTGCCCCTCAAGAAGGTTCTCCCTCCAGCCCACGGCGGCAGCAAACCCGAGCCCCCACGACTCCCACTTACAGCAGAGCAGAGCCCTGGTGGCTCCCTGGGGGTGGGATCATTGCAGGATCCTGGGGAGAACAGGTGCGGAGTTGGCAAGAGCAGTCCAGAGTCTCTGCTACCTGAGAGCTGTGAAGCAAGTACCGGCTTTGCCCGGCTggaggccagccaggctcctgggGCACCTCTAAAGATGTCCAAGAACGCCCCAAGTTTAGACTCTCTATATCCAGTGACCAATCCAGTGGCTGCCTCTGGAAAAGCAGAAGTGGATTTCAAAGAGCAGTTACCTCCCTTCAGCTTTGAAGATCAGAAGGAAGCCCGTGACCTGTCCCAGTGCAGTATTTCAACTGCTGCCCCAGGTGTGAGTCTGGGAAATCTCACTACCTCGAGAGCCCCTCTTTTCTCATCTCCAAATGCGGTCTCCTCGGGTCCTGATCAGGCAGGTCGGGCCCTGGGGGATCAGAACAGTGCAGGAGGCCAAGGGAAGAAGCTCTTTGGCTCTAAGAACACAGCTGCAGCCCTTCAGTGCCCCCGGCTGGTGGAGCCGACGCCACTGCCTGCGGATGCCCCTCACGCTTTTCCCAATAGGAAGTCAGGGCCAGGCAAAACCTCTCTGTCTGGTGGGGtacagactgccagggaagactGGGTCCCAAAGCCACCACCTGCCTCTGTTGGCAGCATCAAGAGCGAGAAGACTCTTGGTGGAGGGCCTCTCAAGGCGGATGCAGAGAACAGAAAGGCAGTGGGGCCTGGTCCCCGGGATCTGGTGGATCACTTGCAAGGGATGCCCTTTGTCCTTGATTTGCCTTTCTGGAAATTACCCCGGGAGCCCGGGAAAGGGCTCAGTCAGCCTCTGGAGCCTTCTTCCATCCCCTCCCAACTCAACATCAAGCAGGCATTTTATGGGAAGCTTTCCAAACTCCAGCTGAGTTCCACCAGCTTTAATTATTCCTCCGGCTCCCCCCCCTTTCCCAAAGGCCTGGCCGGAAGTGTGgtgcagctgagccacaaagcaAACTTTGGTGCAAGCCACAGTGCGTCCCTCTCCTTGCAAATGTTCACCGACAGCAGCACAGTGGAAAGCATCTCGCTCCAGTGTGCGTGCAGCCTGAAAGCCATGATCATGTGCCAGGGCTGCGGCGCGTTCTGTCACGATGACTGTATTGGACCCTCAAAGCTCTGTGTATTGTGCCTTGTGGTGAGATAA
- the ASXL1 gene encoding polycomb group protein ASXL1 isoform X2, with the protein MSSTELNICGLKLREKSRQKVLENYSDAPMTPKQILQVIEAEGLKEMSGTSPLACLNAMLHSNSRGGEGLFYKLPGRISLFTLKKDALQWSRSPAVVEGEEPEDTADVESCGSNEASTVSGENDVSLDETSSNASCSTESQSRPLSNPRDSYRASSQANKQKKKTGVMLPRVVLTPLKVNGAHVESASGFSGRHADGESGSPSSSSGGSPALGSAAIRGQAELARDPAPLLRGFRKPATGQMKRNRGEEIDFETPGSILVNTNLRALINSRTFHALPSHFQQQLLFLLPEVDRQVGTDGLLRLSSSALNNEFFTHAAQSWRERLADGEFTHEMQVRIRQEMEKEKKVEQWKEKFFEDYYGQKLGLTKEESLQQNVGQEEAEIKSDLRVSESTRPQRGPATRQRDGHFKKRSRPDLRTRARRNLYKRQEPEQAEIAKDTQSVALDIPLHKDGEAKTDATGVGSPHPPGTSSAASNPESPEFPAETVSSRLQPSPNDPACVSASPDRIPSLLQETVDQEPKDQKRKSFEQATSASFPEKKPRLEDRQSFRNTIESVHPEKPQPTKEEPKVPPIRIQLSRIKPPWVVKGQPTYQICPRIVPITESSCRGWTGARTLADIKARALQVRGARGHHCHREAATTAIGGGGGPGGGGGGATDEGGGRGGGSGDGGEACGHPEPRGAPSAPGERASDLQRTQLLPPCPLSGDHAQAETAVSRARREDLASLGKGKSCPLQKVLDGPNSGLEDAFQLPVVPTRDPPCQALPPLPSRIPEPERLVEQLVLHPEGRTECGSGTTAWERGDEEPAPTIPSENSPVRALERPIGLEEGTGQAPDSSSNPTMKDLVNVTPSSIPESSLASCLQDRLFDDESELDDSGPPTRESASRQENLKTEAPVSPGAAPWRPGLSNDEAAGQPEPDSREEVPSAKSQVREKWEKAAPLIPASPAGLTAEEGLDPPVCLASLWTVPSGCVDSGGSDCKQLDGDKPRVNGDLEALSPHSESTDTASDCEGHLSEDSSEAEPSAALGLKRSLVAEQGEKHNQNRCASLSKVNGNLSLVPRTDGMVAPQSWVSRVCAVPPKIPDSLLLASPEYQPRPVSLGRPTSSVEAANPLVMQLLQGHLPLKKVLPPAHGGSKPEPPRLPLTAEQSPGGSLGVGSLQDPGENRCGVGKSSPESLLPESCEASTGFARLEASQAPGAPLKMSKNAPSLDSLYPVTNPVAASGKAEVDFKEQLPPFSFEDQKEARDLSQCSISTAAPGVSLGNLTTSRAPLFSSPNAVSSGPDQAGRALGDQNSAGGQGKKLFGSKNTAAALQCPRLVEPTPLPADAPHAFPNRKSGPGKTSLSGGVQTAREDWVPKPPPASVGSIKSEKTLGGGPLKADAENRKAVGPGPRDLVDHLQGMPFVLDLPFWKLPREPGKGLSQPLEPSSIPSQLNIKQAFYGKLSKLQLSSTSFNYSSGSPPFPKGLAGSVVQLSHKANFGASHSASLSLQMFTDSSTVESISLQCACSLKAMIMCQGCGAFCHDDCIGPSKLCVLCLVVR; encoded by the exons AAGGATGCCCTGCAGTGGTCTCGCAGTCCAGCTGTGGTGGAGGGAGAGGAGCCAGAGGACACAGCTGATGTGGAGAGCTGTGGGTCTAATGAAGCCAGCACTGTGAGTGGTGAAAACGATG TTTCTCTCGATGAAACATCTTCGAATGCTTCCTGTTCTACGGAATCTCAGAGTCGGCctctttccaaccccagggaCAGCTACAGAGCTTCCTCACAG GCAaacaagcagaagaaaaagacaggGGTGATGCTGCCTCGAGTTGTCCTGACTCCTCTGAAGGTAAACGGGGCCCACGTGGAATCAGCATCAG GGTTCTCGGGCCGCCACGCCGATGGCGAGAGCGGCAGCCCGTCCAGCAGCAGCGGCGGCTCTCCGGCCCTGGGCAGCGCTGCTATCCGTGGCCAGGCCGAGCTCGCCCGGGACCCTGCCCCGCTCCTAAGAGGCTTCCGGAAGCCGGCCACAG GTCAAATGAAGCGCAACAGAGGGGAAGAGATAGATTTTGAGACGCCTGGGTCCATTCTTGTCAACACCAACCTCCGGGCCCTGATCAACTCGCGGACCTTCCATGCCCTGCCGTCCCACTTCCAGCAGCAGCTCCTGTTCCTCCTGCCCGAAGTAGACAGACAG GTGGGGACTGATGGCCTGTTACGTCTCAGCAGTAGTGCGCTGAACAATGAGTTTTTCACCCACGCAGCTCAGAGCTGGCGGGAACGCCTGGCTGATG GTGAATTCACTCATGAGATGCAGGTCAGGATACgacaagaaatggagaaggaaaagaaagtggaacaatggaaagaaaagtTTTTCGAAGACTACTATGGACAGAA GTTGGGTTTAACCAAAGAAGAGTCATTGCAGCAGAATGTGGGCCAGGAGGAGGCTGAAATCAAGAGTGACCTGCGTGTCTCAGAATCAACACGACCACAGCGTGGCCCAGCCACCCGGCAGCGAGATGGGCATTTCAAGAAACGCTCTCGGCCAGATCTTCGAACCAGAGCCCGAAGGAATCTGTACAAAAGACAGGAGCCAGAACAAGCAGAGATCGCTAAAGACACACAGTCCGTGGCACTAGACATCCCCCTCCACAAGGACGGGGAGGCTAAGACCGACGCAACAGGGGTGGGCAGCCCCCACCCACCTGGCACGTCCTCCGCAGCATCCAACCCAGAGAGTCCCGAATTCCCAGCGGAAACTGTGTCCTCCCGGCTCCAGCCCAGTCCCAATGACCCAGCATGTGTCTCTGCGTCTCCAGACAGAATTCCCAGCTTGCTGCAGGAGACCGTGGATCAGGAACCCAAGGATCAGAAGAGGAAATCCTTTGAGCAGGCGACCTCTGCCTCCTTTCCCGAAAAGAAGCCCCGGCTTGAAGATCGTCAGTCCTTTCGTAACACAATTGAAAGTGTTCACCCCGAAAAGCCACAGCCCACCAAAGAGGAGCCCAAAGTCCCGCCCATCCGG ATTCAACTTTCACGTATCAAACCACCCTGGGTGGTTAAAGGTCAGCCCACTTACCAGATATGTCCCCGCATCGTCCCCATCACGGAGTCCTCCTGCCGGGGCTGGACTGGTGCCAGGACCCTTGCAGACAttaaagcccgtgctctgcaggtCCGAGGGGCGAGAGGCCACCACTGCCATCGAGAGGCGGCCACCACTGCCATCGGAGGTGGGGGTGGCCCGGGTGGAGGTGGCGGCGGGGCCACCGATGAGGGAGGTGGCAGAGGCGGCggcagtggtgatggtggtgaggcCTGTGGCCACCCTGAGCCCCGGGGAGCCCCGAGTGCCCCTGGAGAGCGTGCGTCAGATCTACAGCGAACACAACTACTGCCGCCTTGTCCTCTAAGTGGGGATCATGCCCAGGCCGAAACTGCCGTGTCCAGAGCCAGGAGAGAGGACCTGGCTTCTCTCGGAAAGGGGAAGAGCTGCCCACTGCAGAAGGTCCTAGATGGCCCCAACAGCGGGCTGGAAGATGCCTTCCAACTCCCCGTTGTACCCACTCGGGACCCGCCATGCCAGGCTTTGCCCCCACTGCCCTCTAGAATCCCAGAACCTGAGAGGTTAGTTGAGCAGCTTGTGTTGCATCCAGAAGGTAGAACTGAATGCGGGTCTGGTACCACTGCCTGGGAAAGGGGTGATGAGGAGCCAGCACCTACGATCCCCTCAGAGAACAGTCCTGTTCGGGCTCTGGAGAGGCCTATTGGATTAGAAGAAGGAACTGGCCAGGCTCCAGACAGCAGCAGTAATCCCACCATGAAGGATCTTGTGAACGTGACCCCCAGTTCCATCCCCGAATCATCCTTGGCCAGTTGCCTGCAAGACAGACTATTTGATGATGAATCAGAACTTGATGACTCTGGCCCACCCACAAGAGAAAGTGCTTCTAGACAGGAAAACTTGAAAACTGAGGCTCCTGTCTCCCCTGGTGCTGCTCCTTGGAGGCCTGGCCTGTCAAATGACGAGGCAGCAGGACAACCTGAGCCCGACTCCAGAGAAGAGGTCCCATCCGCTAAGTCCCAGGTCAGAGAGAAGTGGGAGAAAGCGGCCCCCCTCATCCCGGCATCGCCTGCGGGCTTGACAGCGGAGGAGGGTCTGGATCCGCCCGTCTGCTTGGCTTCACTCTGGACAGTGCCCTCTGGCTGTGTTGACAGTGGCGGCAGCGACTGCAAACAGCTGGACGGTGACAAGCCCAGAGTCAATGGAGACTTGGAAGCCCTGAGTCCTCACAGCGAGTCCACAGACACCGCCTCTGACTGTGAGGGCCACCTCTCCGAGGACAGCAGTGAGGCCGAGcctagtgcagccttggggctgAAGAGGTCCTTGGTGGCAGAGCAGGGTGAGAAACACAACCAGAACCGCTGTGCCTCGCTCTCCAAGGTGAATGGCAACCTGAGTCTGGTCCCCAGGACAGATGGGATGGTTGCTCCTCAGAGCTGGGTGTCTCGAGTATGTGCAGTTCCCCCAAAGATCCCGGACTCCCTGCTGCTGGCCAGTCCCGAGTACCAGCCGAGACCCGTGTCCCTGGGCAGGCCCACGTCCTCTGTGGAGGCTGCTAACCCCCTTGTGATGCAGTTGCTGCAGGGCCACTTGCCCCTCAAGAAGGTTCTCCCTCCAGCCCACGGCGGCAGCAAACCCGAGCCCCCACGACTCCCACTTACAGCAGAGCAGAGCCCTGGTGGCTCCCTGGGGGTGGGATCATTGCAGGATCCTGGGGAGAACAGGTGCGGAGTTGGCAAGAGCAGTCCAGAGTCTCTGCTACCTGAGAGCTGTGAAGCAAGTACCGGCTTTGCCCGGCTggaggccagccaggctcctgggGCACCTCTAAAGATGTCCAAGAACGCCCCAAGTTTAGACTCTCTATATCCAGTGACCAATCCAGTGGCTGCCTCTGGAAAAGCAGAAGTGGATTTCAAAGAGCAGTTACCTCCCTTCAGCTTTGAAGATCAGAAGGAAGCCCGTGACCTGTCCCAGTGCAGTATTTCAACTGCTGCCCCAGGTGTGAGTCTGGGAAATCTCACTACCTCGAGAGCCCCTCTTTTCTCATCTCCAAATGCGGTCTCCTCGGGTCCTGATCAGGCAGGTCGGGCCCTGGGGGATCAGAACAGTGCAGGAGGCCAAGGGAAGAAGCTCTTTGGCTCTAAGAACACAGCTGCAGCCCTTCAGTGCCCCCGGCTGGTGGAGCCGACGCCACTGCCTGCGGATGCCCCTCACGCTTTTCCCAATAGGAAGTCAGGGCCAGGCAAAACCTCTCTGTCTGGTGGGGtacagactgccagggaagactGGGTCCCAAAGCCACCACCTGCCTCTGTTGGCAGCATCAAGAGCGAGAAGACTCTTGGTGGAGGGCCTCTCAAGGCGGATGCAGAGAACAGAAAGGCAGTGGGGCCTGGTCCCCGGGATCTGGTGGATCACTTGCAAGGGATGCCCTTTGTCCTTGATTTGCCTTTCTGGAAATTACCCCGGGAGCCCGGGAAAGGGCTCAGTCAGCCTCTGGAGCCTTCTTCCATCCCCTCCCAACTCAACATCAAGCAGGCATTTTATGGGAAGCTTTCCAAACTCCAGCTGAGTTCCACCAGCTTTAATTATTCCTCCGGCTCCCCCCCCTTTCCCAAAGGCCTGGCCGGAAGTGTGgtgcagctgagccacaaagcaAACTTTGGTGCAAGCCACAGTGCGTCCCTCTCCTTGCAAATGTTCACCGACAGCAGCACAGTGGAAAGCATCTCGCTCCAGTGTGCGTGCAGCCTGAAAGCCATGATCATGTGCCAGGGCTGCGGCGCGTTCTGTCACGATGACTGTATTGGACCCTCAAAGCTCTGTGTATTGTGCCTTGTGGTGAGATAA